The Desulfovibrio sp. G11 region ATGAAAAGGCAAGGTGGTATAGCCCTTTAGCCTCTCCATCCAACCAAAGATTGAGGGGCGTATGGGCTATGCACACCTTGCCAGGGAAGAACGGTACTACATCTGCCAGGCAGTGAAAAGTGGAACGTCACTGAGGGCCATAGCCAAAGCGATAGGCCGTAGCGTCTCAACTGTAAGCCGCGAACTTGCGCGAAATACCGGGGCGCGTGGCTACCGCTACAGGCAGGCACACAAGCGCAGTCAGAAAAGGCAGACCAGTAAAGGGAAGAAGCGCATTGGCCTTGAGGTATGGACGTATGTTGAACAGTGTCTGCACCAGGACTTCAGTCCGGAGCAAATCTCTGGAGTTCTCAAACGCAAAGGTTTTGCCCTCAGTCATGAATGGATTTACCAGTACATTCTGGCGGACAAAAGGCGAGGAGGGACGCTGCACAGCCATTTGCGCTGCCAGCGCAAATGCAAACGACGATATGGCAAACCTGACAGACGAGGTCAAATCAAGGGGCGTATCAGCATAGACATACGCCCGTCCATTGTTGCCGAGCGCTCACGCCTTGGTGATTGGGAGGCTGATACCGTTGAAGGCAGTAAAGGAGGCCCCGTTTTGGTGACACTTGCAGAGCGTAAAAGTCGTCTTTTCCTGTTTGGCAAGGCTCCCAACAAAAGCGCCAGCGAAGTAAGGCGGGTCATTGAAGGACTCTTGACACCCATTAAGGACTTTGTTCAGACTATTACCTATGATAACGGCAAGGAGTTCAGCTACCATGCCGATGTGTCAGCTACACTCGAGGCTCAGGGATTTTTTGCGCACCCCTACCATTCGTGGGAGCGTGGCTTGAACGAGAACTCCAATGGCCTTCTACGCCAATACTTCCCCAAGGGGGTAAGCTTGGCATCGGTCACGCAAGATGAGATCATAGCGGCAATGTGCCGCTTGAACTGGCGGCCTAGAAAATGCCTTGGGTTTAAGACACCCTATGAAGTTTTTTTAGAAGACGCCAATACCCAAGGACTGGGTGTTGCACTTTGAACTTGAAACCGCGTTTGAATCTTTTCTTCCGAGAAAAGGCAATTCTTTAGTAGCTCATCCTTGCATTCCGGATATTACGGGTTCTGGACAGGGTGGCGGCATGGCGAGGGTATCCGGAAAAGCTGAGAATGGACAACGGGCCGGAACTGATCTCGATCCAGATGGCTGAGTGGGCTGAGGCGCATGGAGTGGAGCTGGAGTTCATCCAACCGGGCAAGCCTACCCAGCCCGCCAAAAGCGGCGTGGCCGTGACCTGGAAGACGGCCTTGCAGGCGACCACGGCCCTGGCCTGCGCCCGGGTCATCGCCGAAGGGCTGGCCCAGGTGCCGCTCAAAGTCTTTCGCTCACAAGGCGGCGTGCGTACTCCGGCCGACGACCACCCGCTGCACGGCCTGCTCGGGGACGCGCCCAACGACTGGCAGACCAGCTTCGAGTTCATCGAGCAGGTGGTCATGCACCTGGTGTTCTGCGGCAACGCTTTTGTGTTCGTGAATCGCGGGCTGGGCCGCGTTGTGGAGCTGCTCCCCTACGAGCCGCAGCAGGTGACCGTAAAGCGCGACGGCTACGTGATCTCCTACGAGGTGACCACAGACGACGGCCGTCGCATTGGACTTTCCGCTTCCGAGATGTGGCACCTGCGTGGGCCGTCCTGGAACGGCTGGATGGGGCTCGAAGGCGTGCGCCTCGCCCGGGAGGCCATCGGTCTATCCCTGGCCACCGAGGAGCATGGCGCGAGGCTGTTCTCCAACGGAGCCGTGGTTGGAGGCGTCCTGTCCACGGATCAGGTCCTGAACGAGGAGCAGCGCCTGGCCCTGCGCAAGTCCTGGGAGGCCCGGCACGCCGGCGGCGGGAACGCCTTCAAGACCGCCGTGCTCTGGGGCGGCATGAAGTTCACCTCCATGACCGCGCCCAACGATCAGGCCCAGTTCCTGGAGACCCGCAAGTTTCAGGTCGAGGAAATCTGCCGGGCCTTCCGCGTGCTGCCCATCATGGTGGGCTACTCGGACAAGACCGCCACCTACGCCAGCGCGGAGCAGATGTTTCTGGCCCACGTGGTTCACACACTCTCGCCCTGGTGCCGCCGCATCGAAACGAGCATCGCCAAGAACCTCTTCAGCGAGGAGGAGCGCCGCCAGGGGCTCTACGCCAAGTTCATGCTCAACGGCCTCCTGCGCGGCGCGGCCAAGGACCGAGCCGAGTTCTACGCCCGGATGTACGGCATCGGGGCCATGAATCCCAATGAGGTGCGCGAGTACGAGGACATGAATCCCTACGACGGCGGCGAGCGCTACCGCGTGCCCCTCAATATGACCGATCCGGCCGAGCCGGAAGACGATGACAACGCGGAGGATACCGCCGATGCAGCGCCTCAACTGTAGCCTGAAGGAACTCAAGTTCGCTTCCGGCGGAACCGACGCCGAGCAGATGACCTTTTCCGGATACGGAGCCGTGTTCGGCAACGTGGACGCTTACGGCGACGTGATCCTGCCCGGGGCGTTCACGCAAAGCCTGACCGACGCCGGAGCGGGCAAGGCCGCCTGGCCGGTCATGCTCCTGCAGCACGGCGGACTCGGACTCGGCGCGCAGGACCTGACGCCCATCGGCATCTGGACGGACATCGCCGAGGACGAAGTGGGCCTGCGCGTAACCGGCCGACTGGCCGAGACTCCGCGCGGGCGCGAGGTTCACTCCCTGATGCGCATGGAACCCCGGCCGGCCATCGACGGCTTGTCCATCGGCTACGTGGCCCGGGAATGGACGCCGGGCGGCAAGCCGGGTGAACCCCGCCGCAGGCTCAAGCGTATCGAACTCATCGAGATCAGCCCCGTGACCTTTCCGGCCAACGCCAGGGCGCGGGTGGATCAAGTGAAGGGCGTGCCGGACATCCGGTTCGCCGAGAGGGCCCTGCGTGAGGCCGGGTTCTCCAGGTCACAGGCCAAGGCCGTTCTGGCCGAAGGATTCAAGGCCCTGCCTCTGCGTGACGCCGAGGATGCCCATAACGGGGGTGCAGATGCGGTCGCCGCTCTGCTGCGGCGAAACATCGCCACCATCAAGACGTCCGCAAGGAGGTAATCCATGGACGAGATCAAACAGCTGCTTGAAGAGCAGCACAAGGCGTTCGCGGAGTTCAAGCAGGCCAACGACGACCGGCTGTCGGCCATCGAGAAGAAAGGCTTCGCTCCTGCCGACCTGGAGGAAAAGGTCGCCAGGATCAACGAGGACCTGACCCGGTTGGGCAAGGACCTGGCCGATGTCGCCAAGAAGGCCAACCGGCCCGGTGCTGGAGCCGACGGCCAGGACCCCATGGCCCAGGAACACAAGCAGGCCCTGGGCAAGTACCTGCGCAAGGGCGACGACCGCGAACTAGCCGGAGTCCAGCGCAAGGCCATGGCCACCTACAGCGATCCCGACGGCGGCTATTTCCTCACCGAGGACATGGCCCAGGCCATCGAGCGCACCGTGAGCGCCATGTCCGCGCTCTCCGGCATGGCCCAGACCATCGCGGGCAACGCGGCCGTGTACAAGAAGCCCGTGCGCACCACCGGCGTATCCTACGCCTGGCGCGGCGAGGGTGAAAGTCCGTCGGCCACCTCGACACCCAAGTTCAGCCTGCTGACCTTCGAGGCCCGGGAAGTGGATGCCTTTCCCGAGGTGACCAATGAGAGCCTGGAGGACCTGGGCTTCAACGTCGAGGCTTTCCTCATGGAGGAAGTCGCCCTGGCTTTTGCCGAGGCCGAGGCCGAAGCCTTCCTGACCGGCAACGGCGTCTCCCGCCCGCGCGGATTGCTGACCTATGACGCCGTGGCCAACGATTCCTACGACTGGGGCAAGCTCGGCACCGTGCTCTCCGGCGGCAACGGCGCGTTCGCGTCCAGCAACCCCAGCGACAAACTCATCGACCTGATCCACGCGCTCAAAGCTCAGTACCGAGCGTCCGGGGCCTTTCTCCTGAACGACCTGACGCTGGCAGCCATTCGCAAGTTCAAGGACGGCCAGGGCAACTACCTCTGGCAGCCGGGGCTGCAGGCGGGCGTCGCAGGCATGCTCCTGGGCTATCCGGTGCGCACTGACGACTACATGCCCGACGTGGCTTCCGGGAGCCTGTCCATCGCCTTCGGCGACTTCAAGCGGGCCTACCTGATTTACCGCCGCCGGGGCATGCGCATCATCCGCGACAACATCACCAACAAGGGCTTCACCTCCTTCTGGGTGACCGAGCGCTTCGGCGGCGGCGTCCAGAACTTCGAGGCCGTGAAGCTCATGAAATTCTCCGCGAGCTAAAGGAGGCCCACATGCGCGATCTCTACAGCAACCTCAAGACGACCCAGGTCCTGGCCCCGGCCTTGTACGACGCTGACCAGAACTCCGACCCCGTGGACCTGCAGGGCTTCGACTCCTGCATGCTGCTGGTCAACGTGGGCGCGGCCGGCGTGACGCTATCCGAAACAGACAAGATCGAGCTCGAAGTTGAGGAAGCCGATGACAAGGTGAGC contains the following coding sequences:
- a CDS encoding phage portal protein translates to MTWKTALQATTALACARVIAEGLAQVPLKVFRSQGGVRTPADDHPLHGLLGDAPNDWQTSFEFIEQVVMHLVFCGNAFVFVNRGLGRVVELLPYEPQQVTVKRDGYVISYEVTTDDGRRIGLSASEMWHLRGPSWNGWMGLEGVRLAREAIGLSLATEEHGARLFSNGAVVGGVLSTDQVLNEEQRLALRKSWEARHAGGGNAFKTAVLWGGMKFTSMTAPNDQAQFLETRKFQVEEICRAFRVLPIMVGYSDKTATYASAEQMFLAHVVHTLSPWCRRIETSIAKNLFSEEERRQGLYAKFMLNGLLRGAAKDRAEFYARMYGIGAMNPNEVREYEDMNPYDGGERYRVPLNMTDPAEPEDDDNAEDTADAAPQL
- a CDS encoding HK97 family phage prohead protease, which gives rise to MQRLNCSLKELKFASGGTDAEQMTFSGYGAVFGNVDAYGDVILPGAFTQSLTDAGAGKAAWPVMLLQHGGLGLGAQDLTPIGIWTDIAEDEVGLRVTGRLAETPRGREVHSLMRMEPRPAIDGLSIGYVAREWTPGGKPGEPRRRLKRIELIEISPVTFPANARARVDQVKGVPDIRFAERALREAGFSRSQAKAVLAEGFKALPLRDAEDAHNGGADAVAALLRRNIATIKTSARR
- a CDS encoding phage major capsid protein, with the translated sequence MDEIKQLLEEQHKAFAEFKQANDDRLSAIEKKGFAPADLEEKVARINEDLTRLGKDLADVAKKANRPGAGADGQDPMAQEHKQALGKYLRKGDDRELAGVQRKAMATYSDPDGGYFLTEDMAQAIERTVSAMSALSGMAQTIAGNAAVYKKPVRTTGVSYAWRGEGESPSATSTPKFSLLTFEAREVDAFPEVTNESLEDLGFNVEAFLMEEVALAFAEAEAEAFLTGNGVSRPRGLLTYDAVANDSYDWGKLGTVLSGGNGAFASSNPSDKLIDLIHALKAQYRASGAFLLNDLTLAAIRKFKDGQGNYLWQPGLQAGVAGMLLGYPVRTDDYMPDVASGSLSIAFGDFKRAYLIYRRRGMRIIRDNITNKGFTSFWVTERFGGGVQNFEAVKLMKFSAS
- a CDS encoding IS30 family transposase — translated: MGYAHLAREERYYICQAVKSGTSLRAIAKAIGRSVSTVSRELARNTGARGYRYRQAHKRSQKRQTSKGKKRIGLEVWTYVEQCLHQDFSPEQISGVLKRKGFALSHEWIYQYILADKRRGGTLHSHLRCQRKCKRRYGKPDRRGQIKGRISIDIRPSIVAERSRLGDWEADTVEGSKGGPVLVTLAERKSRLFLFGKAPNKSASEVRRVIEGLLTPIKDFVQTITYDNGKEFSYHADVSATLEAQGFFAHPYHSWERGLNENSNGLLRQYFPKGVSLASVTQDEIIAAMCRLNWRPRKCLGFKTPYEVFLEDANTQGLGVAL